In Thermococcus profundus, the genomic stretch TGAGCCCGTCATGCCGAGCCTGCACTGGAAGAGTCCGATATCTCCATCGGGGATTCCATCGAGGTCGCTGAAGTCCATGCTCTTCAGGAACCCCTCGTTGGTCCACACACCGAAGCTGTCCGGCCCCCTGTGCTTTCCCGAAAGGATCATCGTGATGAACTTCTCCCTCAAGCCCTTTCCTATTCCCCCGCCTACAAGACACACGGCTCTCACCCCAGGGCGTTGGTTGGGCCGTTAGAAAAGCCTTCCCCATTCTCACTTGAAAATGTAGCCAGAGGCGTGAGGAAGAAATGAACGGAAATCCATCAGGTCAGGTCTCCGCATGTACAGTAGTGCTCGTAGGTTAGGGTTTCCAGTTCTTCAAAGCCCCTACCATCCACGGCGGACGCGTAGACTACCCTGACGGGGGGCGCAATTTCGGGGAAAAACGAGCACATCTTGTAAGCCATGAGGCCGCTCATGCTCGGGTCGAATTTGAGCCTCGCGGTGAGGTACTCAACGTCCTCAAGGTACCTCCTGTGCATGTTCAGCTCTTCATCTTTCAGTGTATCGATCTTGTTCAGCACCGGAACCGTGGTGGCCCCTAATCTGAGGTCTATCATGAGGGCGAAGAACCGCACGAAGCAGTAGTCGTGGGGCCTTCTGAGTATCTCCGGGCTGAAGAGATAAGCCACCAGGGGCTCGCTGAGGGACTCCATAAGCCTAACACCGAATTCATGGAAGAGAAAGCTCTCCATCTGCCCGGGGGTGTCTATAAGGGTGTAGTCCCGTTCGTTAGTCAGGGAAATGATGCGGGAAGCTATCCCTGGAACGTGGCTTAACAGCCGGTCGTAGCTCTCCACTATGGCCCCGTTGGGTCCGTAGCCCTCTTCCATTATCTCCTCCACCGTCACGATATCCCTCACGTCCAGGTCGGGCCTGTATGGGAGCCTTCTGACACCTGTGTCGAGGTTAACGTAGGCGACGGAGCTTCCCTCTTTCTCAAGGTACTTTCCAAATGAACCTGCCAGCGTGGTCTTCCCGCTTCCTGCCGTGCCGAGAAAGGCCAGTATCATGGCCCCTCCCTCAGTACATAACCCTGGCTTTGAATCCTGCTATCCTCACGACTTCTTCGGCGAGACTCATGAAGGCCTGGGCTCCCTCCGAATCGGGGGCGTATTCAACCACTGGAACGCCTTCCAGGGTCGCCTCCCTGACCTTTGGATCCTCGGGGACGATCGCCAGGAGGGGGACCTCCATGACTTCTTCCGCCGCTTCCGGCGGAATGTCGTTCTCACTCCTTCCGTACCTGTTTAGCACGAACCCGAGGAC encodes the following:
- a CDS encoding ATP/GTP-binding protein; the encoded protein is MILAFLGTAGSGKTTLAGSFGKYLEKEGSSVAYVNLDTGVRRLPYRPDLDVRDIVTVEEIMEEGYGPNGAIVESYDRLLSHVPGIASRIISLTNERDYTLIDTPGQMESFLFHEFGVRLMESLSEPLVAYLFSPEILRRPHDYCFVRFFALMIDLRLGATTVPVLNKIDTLKDEELNMHRRYLEDVEYLTARLKFDPSMSGLMAYKMCSFFPEIAPPVRVVYASAVDGRGFEELETLTYEHYCTCGDLT